The window gagtttttgctttaggtaaagcctgttttctactgttTTTTCATATATAGGGctttaagcttttcccatatgtctttggctgagctttctgctgcaacttcacgcaaaacctcatttgaaagatttaaaataatacctgcttttgcctttttgtctatgacggcaaactcatcgtctgtcattttatccggcatcttctctTTTCCTTGCAGTGCGAAATCTAAGCCATCctaaattaggatagcttccatctttaattgtcaAATTCCGAAATTtgtacttcggtcaaatttctcaatataagactttgttagagtcattttggctatttaaactaacccgattagatctggctctgataccaatttgttaggatcgagttaccgggtagtgcggaatttagccaaacaacgttataatgacaataacaaagacaatgcaagttgataataacgacaattaaagaagataaagaagacacaaatttaacgtggttcggtcaaggagacctacgtccacaagcggagaggaacaattttactataccaacaagagtacaaaagagagtacaaaattagagtaaatactctaattagtctcAAAtatcccaagagaataacctcacaagatcactccaaagaaagggttcacacaagtatttcccaacacccgctctcttacaaaatactctataatgaaataaaggaggagaaagaaagacaagagtgaaaagctcttgaattggcgtgtttgcaaatgaggagaagctcttctatttataacaagaaattcttggcctaatagtggatattatgtcatggaaaatgtcatgatccacaaattttgttataatggatattatgtcatggcaaatgtcatgaaaatttggccatattacaattACTGATATAAGACTGATAACCTCATTGGTTGTGAGTATACTGTGACTCTGACCTCTATTTCTCTTAGTTGTTGATACAGAAAGCTATATATCTAAGTATTTTCTTCTCGTTGGGTTGTCTAAAGCATCTGGTTATTGTTTTGCATGGATCAAGTTATTGTCTTTACACTAAGGAAGAGCATCATATTCATATTTGGAAAGAAGTTTATGTCTAGTTTATGTCCTATGCTTTTCATGCTTTTCTCTACTTACTATTAGGTGAGTCACTTCCAACTATGGAAAATAGTGGAGTAACAAAAATTGAGGAAGCATGCCAAAATCTGCGGGATTATCTAAATACTTCTGAGATCAAGCAAGGTGAAGAGGTTTAGACAGATTTATTGATACATAATACActtcaatttattttttttggttgagATTTTGGTGTCATTATCATTGCTTTTGCTTCTTGTTCATCTAAGAATCCTTCattataattttcttttttgaaaattgTTTCTTCTGTTGTAAAACCTTGCTGCACATGGTGCTTTTGTAAATTTTTAAAGTAACTAACATCTTTCTCTATTAATTATTAGGTGGTTCACTTCCAGCTATAAAAGATATTGGACTAGCAAAAATTGAGCGAGCATGCAAAAGTCTGCAGGGTAACCTAAACATTTCTGAGATCAAGCAAGGTGACAATCTTAAGATGGTTTTCTATTTCATTGATAAAAACACACTTCAAATTTTTTTGTGTCATTACCATTGTTTTTGCTTCTTATTCATCTAAGAGTCGTTCAGAAGAAGAAAAAGTTTCCTTTTGTTGTAAAACCTTGTTGCAAACAAGAAGCACTTCAGTATTTTGTGGACTCTATTACTGCTTTATCACATGATTTTTGTTTTTGTGTCTTCCAAGTAAAGTACATTGAGAAAAATGAGGTTTCACTTGGTACTTAAAGCAGAATTGAGTTCTTTTCAGTAAAAATAGTAAAAGTTTATCCCCATGTAGTGTATGAAGTACCTTCTTCAACTCTATTTATTACtagtattaatttatttttggcAGGTATTTTGCAACTTTATCTTCTATTCCATGTAACTCTGCTTCTCTTTTGAATATCTAAATTATTGCTTTATTACAGAAGATTCTCACTATCAGTGCAAGAAGAAGCTGCAGATgtacacaaaaagaaaaaaacttggTGAACCTGTGTACCATAGTAAAAGGAAGAGCTCATCTCGTGATCTTCACTTTGAGGCAACAGTTACAGTGGCTGGTGAATTGTTCAAAAGTCCTGGAGCATACAAAACTGCAGAAAAAGCAGAAGATGCCGTTGCACAGCACGCGTTGATGACACTGGTAACAGTTGCTTTTCAAAAGGTAAAACCTTTGTTAGCTAAGTAGTACCTGACTGGTTTGTTTCTACTACCTCCCGTTCACGTTATTTGTCGTTTTGGCAAACTGAATTTGCTCCAAAATATTTGACGTTTCAGAGAAATACGAAGCATTTATTAACTTTTGTTTTTTCAAATTCACCCTTGCTGCTCTAATTAGTGGATTGTTAATTTAAGTGAGACGCATAAGAGAGACCAAGGGTAGTTTATAAAAGAACTATTATAATTAAGGCTCTTAACATGTCTTTCTTGTTTTTTAATTCTTTTTGGCCCAGAGTAATACCGGCAATTACAAGAGTTTCCTTCAAGAACTGGCACAACATGAAGGACTTTGCTTGCCTGAATATAAAACAATCAGGATTGGTGAGCCTCGCAATCTAACATTCTTCTCAAGTGTAGAATTTGAAGGAGAAGTGTTTCACGGGAATGCTTCAAAGTCCAAGAAACAGGCAGAAGAAAATGCTGCCAAAGTTGCTTATATGGCGTTAGCAAAATGTAAGTATTCTTTTTTCAGGCTAATAGATGTTTGTCTTGAGATTAACTTAACTATGACATTTTAATGCAGTTGGAAGACTATCAAAAAAGTATACCTTTTTTAGAGTAAATTGACATCTTTCCCAATTTCAGGCAAATCCTTCCATACTAGTGATCCTTTGACTGTGTCCTCGGACTTGGAAGACGAAGAAAAGGAAGGTAAAAGGTGTTCAAAGTTTTCTGTACCTTGTACTCGTTCAGTCTTCATATGAATGACTAAGTATTTGTGTCTTTGGCAGATGAAGAGATGGTTCACTCTAAACATACATCTGCACAGTCCATAGGTGCTGAAAAGTTTAATGCATCTTCACTTTTGCATGAGCTCAGTGTAAATGAGAATTCACCTTCTTCAATGGAATCAATGTTCCATTTACATAAAGAAACTATATCATCATCTGCAACGACACCAACCCATTCCTCTACTGTATCAAATGCAAATTCTAGCGCGGGGAAGACTGCAGAAACCAAAAGTTACCTCCTTTGTAACAGGGTCAGAGTATACAAATCCATTCCAGATGAGGTCTTCCCCAAGGGTACTGTTGCGCTTCCTATTGGTGAAGATAAGTGGGTTGTTGTGAACTTGGAATTCCCCAGTGAGAAAGTGTAGCTAATTAAGTATTACAGTACAGGCATGTTACTTACATTTATCGTCCTCTTAAACATAGAGGCTAAACTGAAACAAGGATGACTATAGTTACTGTATATTTGAAGAACTTTTATGTAATATTCTCTGATAACCGTTCTGTTTGGGATGTTAAGAGGCTATTAATATGATATTAACAGTTTAAGTCTTTGTTTATGCACCTAGTTATTCCTTTTGATCTGTTTAGTTGCGAGTGCTGTCTTCTTTAGGAATAGGTGAACAAAACATGACTTTGGGCATGGACATTCGTCCTGTTCCTAGTATTGGTCTAGTCTAATGTTttacactctctctctctcatgtgGTGATATGCATTAGCTGTATCATGTACGACAATCTTCACATGCGATGATAGATCAGATTTAACTTTTCAGGTTATTCTTGCTATACTTGCACTGGAGACAGATCATTGCATAATGTGCTTGCATATAATGATTGCTGCTTGATGGTTACAGGCCTCAGATGCAAATATTCTGATTCCTGATCCCATTTCCCCTTATAACAACCTTTTCTGCTCTATTTGCCGAGTTAAAAAAATGAACACTTAGGACTTGGATTTGGTCATTTGCTCTCCTCTTTAGTGAGCACGAATGAGATACAGACCATTTTACCTCATTAGCACTTATGATTTATTCAAATGATGTTTTTAGATTCATATAAATTGAGTGATTACAGTTTAGAAATTGAATGTCATAGCTGGGAGGGAGGAAATGCAAATATACCAACCAAATTTAGGCTACAGAAAGTCTAGTTTCATATCTTCAGCTTCGTTCGCAGACTTCATCATGTTGACAACATATATAGAAGCTGATACCAAGAACCAACAGAGCCACTAGTGTCATTTTCATCATTCTCCTTGGCTCCTTCAGGTTtgcagccaaacaactagaatttctaGTCGTTTCATCATCCGTCACATCATCAGTCGATTCACTGTAAGAACTACTTGAACTACTTTTATCTGTTGAAGATTTTTCTGGAAGATTTTTAATTTCTGTTTGCTCATTGGTTTTAGTACTAGTGTAGTT is drawn from Nicotiana tomentosiformis chromosome 12, ASM39032v3, whole genome shotgun sequence and contains these coding sequences:
- the LOC104118526 gene encoding double-stranded RNA-binding protein 1-like, giving the protein MYKSKLQELCQNKKWGLPKYCCMKDGAEHNPQFKASVVVDGINFYSPTFCKSSKEAHNEAAKFAFLHFTSGESLPTMENSGVTKIEEACQNLRDYLNTSEIKQEDSHYQCKKKLQMYTKRKKLGEPVYHSKRKSSSRDLHFEATVTVAGELFKSPGAYKTAEKAEDAVAQHALMTLVTVAFQKSNTGNYKSFLQELAQHEGLCLPEYKTIRIGEPRNLTFFSSVEFEGEVFHGNASKSKKQAEENAAKVAYMALAKCKSFHTSDPLTVSSDLEDEEKEDEEMVHSKHTSAQSIGAEKFNASSLLHELSVNENSPSSMESMFHLHKETISSSATTPTHSSTVSNANSSAGKTAETKSYLLCNRVRVYKSIPDEVFPKGTVALPIGEDKWVVVNLEFPSEKV